The region GCCCACCGCCGAGTACTCGTCGGCCGGGAAGACCTTCTCGATGTCGCGCTGAGCGATCATGTTGCCCATGGTGGCCCGGCGGTCGCCGGCGAGGACGACCCCGCCGGGGAACGTGACGGCGACGATGGTCGTGCCGTGCGGGGCCTCGATCACGCCCTGGACGGGCGGCAGCTGCCGCTTGCCCGGCAGCATCTCCGGCTGGTGCTCGGACAGGAAGTCCATGAAGGACGACGACCCGGGCGTCAGGAAGGCAGCCGGTAGACGCCCGGTGCTACGAGTGTTGGCTTCCACGGGGATCCTTCCAAGTAGGCGGCAGCCCGACGAACAGCGTCGGGATCATCTCCCAACTTGCCGATGGCCGAATTGCAGTTGAAGCACGGTACGCCACGGACCCTACCCGTCTCGTGGCGTTGATCCACATGAACTGCGGGACCTTTCAAACCGATCCCGCAGAGCCCCATTGATGACGAGGAGCCGCCTTGATCTCACGGGGCCCTTCGATCTCACAGAGCCCTTTGATCACGCACAGCCCCATGGAGGAGGCGACACCCTTTCGAACGCCGGGCATCGCCGACGAAGACTGCCCGCGGCCCGGTCTCCCGTCACCGCGAGCAGCACTTCACGCCCAGCCCTTCCGGCGCTCAGTCGCCCCCGAGTAAGGCCTTCGAATCGAAGGGGAAAGTGGCCTACTGGCCACCCTTCTGAACGAAGCTTCGCACGAAGTCCTCGGCATTTTCCTCGAGTACGTCGTCGATCTCGTCCAGAACCGAGTCGACGTCGTCGCTCAGCTTCTCCTGGCGTTCCTTGAGGTCGTCCGATACCTGCGCGTCCTGCGCCTGCTCCTCGACCTCCTCGGTGGAACGCGTCGCCTTCTGCTGTCCGCCGCCGGTGTCCTTGGTCGCCATAACCCTCACCCCGCTCGGTTCGACGTTCTTGATCAGACCCTACAAGCAGGGTCCGACATCGGCCCCGCAGTTGCTACAACGTCCGGGAGCCACCTCGATGATTCCCGGACGTCGCGTCTTTCCACCCCGTTGTGCCGCCCGGGCTCCTACGCCCCTGGCGGCCCGGTCAGCCGCCTGACAGGACCCTGACCAGGTCTTCCGCCGTACGGCAGCGGTCGAGGAGCTCCTTGACGTGATTACGCGTTCCGCGAAGCGGCTCCAGGGTTGGGACGCGCTGAAGCGAGTCCCGGCCCGGCAGATCGAAGATCACCGAGTCCCAGGAGGCCGCCGCCACATCGTCCGCGTACTGCTCCAGACAGCGCCCGCGGAAGTACGCACGGGTGTCCTCGGGCGGCTTCGTACGGGCCCGCTCGACGTCCCGCTCGTCCAGGAGCCGCTTCATCTTGCCGCGCGCCGCCAGACGGTTGTACAGGCCCTTCTCGGCCCGTACGTCGGCGTACTGGAGGTCGACCAGGTGCAGCCGTGCCGCGTCCCAGTCGAGGCCGTCACGGCGCCGGTAGCCCTCCATGAGCTCCCGCTTGGCGACCCAGTCGAGCTCCCCTGAGAGGCTCATCGGGTCGTTCTCCAGGCGGTTGAGAGTGTCCTCCCAGCGGACCAGGACGTCCTTGGTCTGGTCGTCGGCGTCCGCCCCGAAGCGTTCCTCCACGTATTTGCGCGACAGCTCGAAGTACTCCATCTGGAGCTGCACCGCGGTCAGCGTGCGACCGCTGCGCAGCGTGACGAGCCGCTTCAGCGTGGGGTCGTGCGAGACCTGGTGCAGCGTGCGCACGGGCTGGTCGACGGCCAGGTCGACGGCGATGAAGCCGTCCTCGATCATGGACAGGACCAGGGCGGTCGTGCCCAGCTTGAGATAGGTCGAGATCTCCGACAGGTTCGCGTCACCGATGATCACGTGCAGCCTGCGGTACTTCTCGGCGTCCGCGTGCGGCTCGTCGCGGGTGTTGATGATGGGGCGCTTGAGCGTGGTCTCGAGGCCCACCTCGACCTCGAAGTAGTCCGCGCGCTGACTGAGCTGGAAGCCGTGCTCGTGCCCGTCCTGGCCGATACCGACGCGGCCCGCTCCGGTGACGACCTGGCGTGAGACGAAGAACGGCGTGAGGTGGCGCACGATGTCCGAGAAGGGGGTCTCCCGCTTCATCAGGTAGTTCTCGTGCGTCCCGTACGAGGCGCCCTTGTTGTCGGTGTTGTTCTTGTAGAGGTGGATCGGCTGGGCGCCGGGGAGCTGGGCCGCGCGCTCCGCGGCCTCCGCCATGATGCGCTCGCCGGCCTTGTCCCACAGGACGGCGTCCCACGGGTTGGTGACCTCGGGAGCGCTGTACTCCGGGTGCGCGTGGTCCACGTACAGCCGTGCGCCATTGGTGAGGATGACATTGGCCAGGCCGATGTCCTCGTCGGTGAGCTGGCTGGAGTCGGCGGCCTCGCGGGCGAGGTCGAAGCCTCGCGCGTCCCGCAGCGGGTTCTCCTCCTCGAAATCCCAGCGGGCGCGGCGCGCCCGGTGCATCGCCGCCGCGTACGCGTTGACGATCTGGGACGAGGTGAGCATGGCATTGGCGTTGGGGTGGCCGGGGACGGAGATCCCGTACTCCGTCTCGATGCCCATTACTCGCCGTACGGTCATGCGGCCCTCCTTGCCCGGCGGCGCCCTCGGTCGGGGGCGCTGCTCAAGTACCGCTGGTGCTCCGGTGCGTGTGCGGTGCCCGTCCCCGCAACGCGCGACTCGGCGGTACGAAAGAGCCTAGAACGCCTCTGCGCTGGTGGGGAGATCATTTGCGTCATTGCTCTGCTCCAGCCGTGCCCCGGAAAGCAGTCGGCTGCGGGTACCCGTGGAGGGCACCCGCAGCCGCCCTGTCTTTTACAGGTACTGCCCGGTGTTCGCCACCGTGTCGATGGAGCGTCCGGTGTCCGCACCCTGCTTTCCGGTGACGAGCGTACGGATGTAAACGATCCGTTCGCCCTTCTTTCCGGAGATTCGGGCCCAGTCGTCCGGGTTGGTGGTGTTCGGCAGGTCCTCGTTCTCCTTGAACTCGTCCACGCACGCCTGGAGGAGGTGGGAGACCCGAAGGCCCTTCTGGTTCTGCTCGAGGAAGGCCTTGATCGCTGCCTTCTTGGCGCGGCCGACGATGTTCTCGATCATGGCGCCCGAGTTGAAGTCCTTGAAGTACAGGACTTCCTTGTCGCCGTTGGCGTAGGTGACCTCGAGGAAGCGGTTTTCCTCGGACTCGGCGTACATCTGTTCCACAGCGGTCTGGATCATGCCGTGGACGGTGGCCGCCCGGTCCCCGCCGTGCTCTCCGAGGTCGTCGGAGTGCAGCGGGAGGCGTTGTGTGAGGTACTTGGCGAAGATGTCCTTGGCGGCCTCGGCGTCCGGGCGCTCGATCTTGATCTTCACATCGAGTCGTCCGGGGCGCAGGATCGCGGGGTCGATCATGTCCTCGCGGTTCGAGGCGCCGATCACGACCACGTTCTCCAGGCCTTCCACGCCGTCGATCTCGGCGAGCAGCTGGGGGACGATGGTGTTCTCCACGTCCGAGCTGACGCCCGATCCACGGGTGCGGAAGAGGGACTCCATCTCGTCGAAGAAGACGATGACGGGGGTGCCCTCGCTGGCCTTCTCACGAGCACGCTGGAAGACGAGGCGGATCTGCCGCTCGGTCTCGCCGACGTACTTGTTCAGGAGCTCGGGGCCCTTGATGTTGAGGAAGAAGCTCTTTCCGGTGGCCTGGCCGGTGACCTCGGCGACCTTCTTGGCCAGCGAGTTGGCGACCGCCTTGGCGATGAGCGTCTTACCGCATCCGGGAGGCCCGTAGAGCAGCACACCCTTGGGCGGCCGCAGTTCGTGCTCCTTGAAGAGGTCGGGGTAGAGGTAGGGGAGCTCGACCGCGTCGCGGATCAGTTCGATCTGGTTTCCCAGGCCGCCGATCTGCTCGTAGCCGATGTCCGGCACCTCTTCGAGGACGAGCTCCTCGACCTCGCTCTTGGGGACAACTTCGTAGACATAGCCGGAGCGGGGTTCGAGAAGCAGGGCATCGCCGGGACGGATGACGACGTCCAGGAGCGGCTCGGCGAGCCGTACCACCCGTTCCTCGTCGGTGTGTCCCTGCACCAGGGCGCGTTCGCCGTCCTCGAGGATCTCCTTGAGGGTGACGATGTCGCCGACGCTCTCGTACTCCATGGCCTCGACCACGTTGAGGGCTTCGTTGAGCATCACTTCCTGGCCGCGCCTGAGCTCCTCGAGCTCCACGCTGGGGCTGACGTTCACCCGGAGCTTGCGGCCCCCGGTGAAGATGTCCGCCGTGCCGTCCTCGTTCGCCACGAGGAAGACACCGAAGCCTGCCGGTGGCTGCGCCAGCCGGTCGACCTCTTCCTTGAGGGCCACGATCTGGTCGCGGGCCTCACGGAGCGTGTTGGCGAGCCGCTCGTTCTGTGCGGACACGCCGGCCAGGTTGGTCTGCAGCTCGACGATCCGCTCTTCGAGAATCCTCGTGTGCCGCGGAGAGTCGGCGAGCTTGCGTCGCAGGACGGCGATCTCCTGCTCAAGGTAGGCAAC is a window of Streptomyces sp. NBC_00271 DNA encoding:
- a CDS encoding ubiquitin-like protein Pup, with protein sequence MATKDTGGGQQKATRSTEEVEEQAQDAQVSDDLKERQEKLSDDVDSVLDEIDDVLEENAEDFVRSFVQKGGQ
- the dop gene encoding depupylase/deamidase Dop, giving the protein MTVRRVMGIETEYGISVPGHPNANAMLTSSQIVNAYAAAMHRARRARWDFEEENPLRDARGFDLAREAADSSQLTDEDIGLANVILTNGARLYVDHAHPEYSAPEVTNPWDAVLWDKAGERIMAEAAERAAQLPGAQPIHLYKNNTDNKGASYGTHENYLMKRETPFSDIVRHLTPFFVSRQVVTGAGRVGIGQDGHEHGFQLSQRADYFEVEVGLETTLKRPIINTRDEPHADAEKYRRLHVIIGDANLSEISTYLKLGTTALVLSMIEDGFIAVDLAVDQPVRTLHQVSHDPTLKRLVTLRSGRTLTAVQLQMEYFELSRKYVEERFGADADDQTKDVLVRWEDTLNRLENDPMSLSGELDWVAKRELMEGYRRRDGLDWDAARLHLVDLQYADVRAEKGLYNRLAARGKMKRLLDERDVERARTKPPEDTRAYFRGRCLEQYADDVAAASWDSVIFDLPGRDSLQRVPTLEPLRGTRNHVKELLDRCRTAEDLVRVLSGG
- the arc gene encoding proteasome ATPase, with amino-acid sequence MAAHDDDMNRGIRPGRGSDDPAGQVAYLEQEIAVLRRKLADSPRHTRILEERIVELQTNLAGVSAQNERLANTLREARDQIVALKEEVDRLAQPPAGFGVFLVANEDGTADIFTGGRKLRVNVSPSVELEELRRGQEVMLNEALNVVEAMEYESVGDIVTLKEILEDGERALVQGHTDEERVVRLAEPLLDVVIRPGDALLLEPRSGYVYEVVPKSEVEELVLEEVPDIGYEQIGGLGNQIELIRDAVELPYLYPDLFKEHELRPPKGVLLYGPPGCGKTLIAKAVANSLAKKVAEVTGQATGKSFFLNIKGPELLNKYVGETERQIRLVFQRAREKASEGTPVIVFFDEMESLFRTRGSGVSSDVENTIVPQLLAEIDGVEGLENVVVIGASNREDMIDPAILRPGRLDVKIKIERPDAEAAKDIFAKYLTQRLPLHSDDLGEHGGDRAATVHGMIQTAVEQMYAESEENRFLEVTYANGDKEVLYFKDFNSGAMIENIVGRAKKAAIKAFLEQNQKGLRVSHLLQACVDEFKENEDLPNTTNPDDWARISGKKGERIVYIRTLVTGKQGADTGRSIDTVANTGQYL